From a region of the Lactuca sativa cultivar Salinas chromosome 4, Lsat_Salinas_v11, whole genome shotgun sequence genome:
- the LOC111917973 gene encoding oxysterol-binding protein-related protein 1C isoform X1, with translation MHPFCCVPADHNNSMPATPSSAAAPVSDFSKHINPVHNVNNHNHNHNHNHHVTFNTASDAERQPPAMRLTSGDQRDVKINDIVGSGISGILHKWVNYGKGWRPRWFVLQDGVLSYYKIHGPDKIVVSKETENGSRVIGDESFRRFSRHRNSGATSNNSHHPRRKPVGEVHLKVSSIRESRSDDKRFSIFTGTKRLHLRADTRDDRIAWMEAFQAVKGMFPRLSNSELMAPVGGFTVSTEKLRQRLLQEGVSETAIQDTELIMRTEFSAMQDQLVLLKQKHLLLMDTLRMLETEKVDLENTVVDESQRQSKEVGATSRLRQEKYSEASGSESEDDNERGDADAAEEETDDEENAFFDTRDFLSSGSFKSTGSDMRSSSFSSDDEEDHQDASIRSFGNDFPRVKRRKKLPDPIEKEKGVSLWSMIKDNIGKDLTKVCLPVYFNEPLSSLQKCFEDLEYSYLLDRAYEWGKRGNSLMRILNVAAFAVSGYASTEGRNCKPFNPLLGETYEADYPDKGLRFFSEKVSHHPMIVACHCDGKGWKFWGDSNLKSKFWGRSIQLDPVGVLTLQFEDGEVFQWSKVTTSIYNLILGKLYCDHYGTMRIQGNRNYSCKLKFKEQSIIERNPHQVQGVVQDNRSGKTAASLIGKWDESMHYVSGDCSGKGKGDPYSEAQLLWRRSKPPKVPTRYNLTRFAITLNELTPGLKEKLPPTDSRLRPDQRCLENGEYETANAEKLRLEQRQRQARKMQERGWKPQWFAKDKASDTFVYTGGYWEAREKAKWDSCPDIFGQFSSDQTLE, from the exons ATGCATCCTTTTTGCTGTGTTCCTGCCGATCATAATAATTCGATGCCTGCTACTCCCTCCTCCGCTGCCGCCCCGGTATCGGATTTTTCCAAGCACATAAATCCCGTTCATAACGTtaacaaccacaaccacaaccacaaccaTAACCACCATGTTACTTTCAATACGGCGTCGGATGCTGAACGGCAACCACCCGCGATGAGGTTGACAAGTGGAGATCAGAGAGATGTGAAGATCAATGATATAGTAGGGAGTGGGATATCAGGGATTTTGCACAAATGGGTTAATTATGGTAAAGGATGGCGGCCTCGATGGTTTGTGTTACAAGATGGCGTGCTTTCCTACTATAAGATTCATGGGCCTGATAAGATTGTTGTTAGTAAAGAGACTGAGAACGGGTCAAGGGTCATCGGCGACGAGTCTTTCCGCCGATTCTCTCGTCACCGAAATTCCGGCGCTACTAGTAATAATTCTCATCATCCTCGCCGAAAGCCCGTTGGTGAAGTCCATCTCAAG GTTTCATCTATTCGTGAAAGTAGGTCAGATGACAAAAGATTTTCCATATTCACGGGGACAAAAAGGCTGCATTTGAGGGCAGACACAAGGGATGATCGAATTGCATGGATGGAAGCTTTCCAGGCTGTGAAGGGAATGTTCCCTCGACTATCTAACAGTGAATTGATGGCTCCTGTTGGCGGCTTTACTGTGTCAACAGAAAAGTTGAGGCAACGCTTATTACAAGAAGGTGTAAGTGAGACAGCCATCCAGGACACTGAACTTATTATGAGGACTGAATTTTCAGCCATGCAAGATCAGTTGGTGCTTCTTAAGCAGAAGCACTTGCTTCTCATGGACACACTGCGTATGTTAGAG ACAGAAAAGGTTGACCTTGAGAACACAGTAGTAGATGAGAGCCAAAGACAATCAAAGGAGGTTGGGGCAACTTCAAGACTAAGGCAAGAGAAATACAGTG AAGCAAGTGGAAGTGAATCTGAAGATGATAATGAGAGGGGAGATGCGGATGCTGCAGAGGAAGAGACAGATGATGAAGAGAATGCCTTCTTTGACACACGGGACTTTCTGTCATCAGGTTCTTTTAAAAGTACTGGTTCAGACATGCGGTCCTCATCGTTttcatctgatgatgaagaagaccATCAAGATGCTTCAATTAGATCATTTGGTAATGACTTCCCTCGTGTTAAGAGGCGCAAGAAGTTGCCCGATCCTATTGAGAAAGAGAAGGGAGTAAGTCTTTGGTCGATGATCAAAGACAACATTGGAAAAGATCTTACCAAAGTCTGTCTTCCTGTATATTTCAATGAACCTCTATCTTCTCTGCAAAAATGTTTCGAGGATTTGGAGTATTCTTATCTTCTTGATCGGGCATATGAATGGGGCAAAAGG GGTAACAGCCTTATGCGGATTTTGAATGTGGCTGCATTTGCAGTATCTGGATATGCTTCTACTGAAGGAAGGAACTGCAAACCATTTAATCCGTTGCTAGGGGAGACTTATGAAGCAGACTATCCAGATAAAGGGCTTCGATTTTTTTCTGAGAAG GTAAGTCATCACCCCATGATTGTAGCGTGTCACTGTGATGGTAAAGGATGGAAATTTTGGGGAGATAGCAACCTGAAAAGCAAATTTTGGGGTCGCTCAATTCAGCTTGACCCTGTTGGGGTTTTAACTTTGCAATTTGAAGATGGAGAAGTTTTTCAGTGGAGTAAG gtaacaACTTCCATATACAACCTTATTTTGGGGAAACTGTATTGTGACCACTATGGCACAATGCGTATCCAAGGGAACCGTAATTATTCCTGTAAGCTAAAATTCAAGGAGCAGTCGATCATAGAGCGCAACCCACATCAG GTACAAGGAGTCGTGCAAGATAATAGAAGTGGAAAGACTGCAGCCAGTTTAATTGGAAAATGGGATGAAAGCATGCATTATGTGAGTGGAGATTGTTCTGGGAAGGGAAAAGGTGACCCGTATTCTGAAGCTCAATTGCTGTGGAGAAGGAGCAAGCCCCCAAAGGTTCCCACAAGATACAATCTAACGCGCTTTGCTATTACTTTGAATGAGCTTACCCCTGGCCTAAAG gaGAAGCTTCCGCCAACTGATTCAAGACTAAGACCCGACCAAAGGTGTTTAGAAAATGGCGAGTATGAAACCGCAAATGCAGAGAAACTCAGACTAGAACAACGTCAAAGACAG GCTCGGAAAATGCAAGAGAGAGGCTGGAAGCCGCAGTGGTTTGCCAAGGATAAAGCAAGTGATACATTTGTTTATACAGGTGGTTATTGGGAAGCCAGAGAAAAAGCCAAGTGGGATTCATGTCCTGATATTTTTGGACAGTTTTCTTCGGATCAAACATTAGAATGA
- the LOC111917973 gene encoding oxysterol-binding protein-related protein 1C isoform X2 has protein sequence MHPFCCVPADHNNSMPATPSSAAAPVSDFSKHINPVHNVNNHNHNHNHNHHVTFNTASDAERQPPAMRLTSGDQRDVKINDIVGSGISGILHKWVNYGKGWRPRWFVLQDGVLSYYKIHGPDKIVVSKETENGSRVIGDESFRRFSRHRNSGATSNNSHHPRRKPVGEVHLKVSSIRESRSDDKRFSIFTGTKRLHLRADTRDDRIAWMEAFQAVKGMFPRLSNSELMAPVGGFTVSTEKLRQRLLQEGVSETAIQDTELIMRTEFSAMQDQLVLLKQKHLLLMDTLRMLETEKVDLENTVVDESQRQSKEVGATSRLRQEKYSASGSESEDDNERGDADAAEEETDDEENAFFDTRDFLSSGSFKSTGSDMRSSSFSSDDEEDHQDASIRSFGNDFPRVKRRKKLPDPIEKEKGVSLWSMIKDNIGKDLTKVCLPVYFNEPLSSLQKCFEDLEYSYLLDRAYEWGKRGNSLMRILNVAAFAVSGYASTEGRNCKPFNPLLGETYEADYPDKGLRFFSEKVSHHPMIVACHCDGKGWKFWGDSNLKSKFWGRSIQLDPVGVLTLQFEDGEVFQWSKVTTSIYNLILGKLYCDHYGTMRIQGNRNYSCKLKFKEQSIIERNPHQVQGVVQDNRSGKTAASLIGKWDESMHYVSGDCSGKGKGDPYSEAQLLWRRSKPPKVPTRYNLTRFAITLNELTPGLKEKLPPTDSRLRPDQRCLENGEYETANAEKLRLEQRQRQARKMQERGWKPQWFAKDKASDTFVYTGGYWEAREKAKWDSCPDIFGQFSSDQTLE, from the exons ATGCATCCTTTTTGCTGTGTTCCTGCCGATCATAATAATTCGATGCCTGCTACTCCCTCCTCCGCTGCCGCCCCGGTATCGGATTTTTCCAAGCACATAAATCCCGTTCATAACGTtaacaaccacaaccacaaccacaaccaTAACCACCATGTTACTTTCAATACGGCGTCGGATGCTGAACGGCAACCACCCGCGATGAGGTTGACAAGTGGAGATCAGAGAGATGTGAAGATCAATGATATAGTAGGGAGTGGGATATCAGGGATTTTGCACAAATGGGTTAATTATGGTAAAGGATGGCGGCCTCGATGGTTTGTGTTACAAGATGGCGTGCTTTCCTACTATAAGATTCATGGGCCTGATAAGATTGTTGTTAGTAAAGAGACTGAGAACGGGTCAAGGGTCATCGGCGACGAGTCTTTCCGCCGATTCTCTCGTCACCGAAATTCCGGCGCTACTAGTAATAATTCTCATCATCCTCGCCGAAAGCCCGTTGGTGAAGTCCATCTCAAG GTTTCATCTATTCGTGAAAGTAGGTCAGATGACAAAAGATTTTCCATATTCACGGGGACAAAAAGGCTGCATTTGAGGGCAGACACAAGGGATGATCGAATTGCATGGATGGAAGCTTTCCAGGCTGTGAAGGGAATGTTCCCTCGACTATCTAACAGTGAATTGATGGCTCCTGTTGGCGGCTTTACTGTGTCAACAGAAAAGTTGAGGCAACGCTTATTACAAGAAGGTGTAAGTGAGACAGCCATCCAGGACACTGAACTTATTATGAGGACTGAATTTTCAGCCATGCAAGATCAGTTGGTGCTTCTTAAGCAGAAGCACTTGCTTCTCATGGACACACTGCGTATGTTAGAG ACAGAAAAGGTTGACCTTGAGAACACAGTAGTAGATGAGAGCCAAAGACAATCAAAGGAGGTTGGGGCAACTTCAAGACTAAGGCAAGAGAAATACAGTG CAAGTGGAAGTGAATCTGAAGATGATAATGAGAGGGGAGATGCGGATGCTGCAGAGGAAGAGACAGATGATGAAGAGAATGCCTTCTTTGACACACGGGACTTTCTGTCATCAGGTTCTTTTAAAAGTACTGGTTCAGACATGCGGTCCTCATCGTTttcatctgatgatgaagaagaccATCAAGATGCTTCAATTAGATCATTTGGTAATGACTTCCCTCGTGTTAAGAGGCGCAAGAAGTTGCCCGATCCTATTGAGAAAGAGAAGGGAGTAAGTCTTTGGTCGATGATCAAAGACAACATTGGAAAAGATCTTACCAAAGTCTGTCTTCCTGTATATTTCAATGAACCTCTATCTTCTCTGCAAAAATGTTTCGAGGATTTGGAGTATTCTTATCTTCTTGATCGGGCATATGAATGGGGCAAAAGG GGTAACAGCCTTATGCGGATTTTGAATGTGGCTGCATTTGCAGTATCTGGATATGCTTCTACTGAAGGAAGGAACTGCAAACCATTTAATCCGTTGCTAGGGGAGACTTATGAAGCAGACTATCCAGATAAAGGGCTTCGATTTTTTTCTGAGAAG GTAAGTCATCACCCCATGATTGTAGCGTGTCACTGTGATGGTAAAGGATGGAAATTTTGGGGAGATAGCAACCTGAAAAGCAAATTTTGGGGTCGCTCAATTCAGCTTGACCCTGTTGGGGTTTTAACTTTGCAATTTGAAGATGGAGAAGTTTTTCAGTGGAGTAAG gtaacaACTTCCATATACAACCTTATTTTGGGGAAACTGTATTGTGACCACTATGGCACAATGCGTATCCAAGGGAACCGTAATTATTCCTGTAAGCTAAAATTCAAGGAGCAGTCGATCATAGAGCGCAACCCACATCAG GTACAAGGAGTCGTGCAAGATAATAGAAGTGGAAAGACTGCAGCCAGTTTAATTGGAAAATGGGATGAAAGCATGCATTATGTGAGTGGAGATTGTTCTGGGAAGGGAAAAGGTGACCCGTATTCTGAAGCTCAATTGCTGTGGAGAAGGAGCAAGCCCCCAAAGGTTCCCACAAGATACAATCTAACGCGCTTTGCTATTACTTTGAATGAGCTTACCCCTGGCCTAAAG gaGAAGCTTCCGCCAACTGATTCAAGACTAAGACCCGACCAAAGGTGTTTAGAAAATGGCGAGTATGAAACCGCAAATGCAGAGAAACTCAGACTAGAACAACGTCAAAGACAG GCTCGGAAAATGCAAGAGAGAGGCTGGAAGCCGCAGTGGTTTGCCAAGGATAAAGCAAGTGATACATTTGTTTATACAGGTGGTTATTGGGAAGCCAGAGAAAAAGCCAAGTGGGATTCATGTCCTGATATTTTTGGACAGTTTTCTTCGGATCAAACATTAGAATGA